A window of the Bdellovibrio sp. ZAP7 genome harbors these coding sequences:
- a CDS encoding FG-GAP-like repeat-containing protein, with the protein MRHLLSCSSLIIFGFILSSCNNAGLQGTSIPSKFEGVQEAVAISPTSVKLSWSLQARFREYRVYRKGFNAPDKVETFATTTISPLAMDTFYDFSVTGVSATDGTEIGYDKSLSVKTMSSFGGVPASGLTAQTNGSVEVSWVKNGEGVTYKIYTKKESEVWDLTNPAATIINKSVGSVTNLPSGTKYCFWVMAYYQDGTFEPANMSETYINSKAPCVLVQSQLANLPTVKMQMAVVGNFPWFWTEGGDSTYTTEIFERATDIRWAIVNGNDYFRSIVPISPGQKDMYAKVTSTTGASTIVSVLIEGAGKIKKPLIRSLEGVSAPVPLYPRLVNGGLGMQELGSQVAVGDFNCDGLMDVAVSAPRATAYVGDKHEDSTGAVVIYYGYDAPPYYDAQGNLIDPGPTLKTTPAPSADAAYPDPQLVYYPGLPTGTRLGQALAVGNINGDCFSRYTDLSDSKANKVGLCDNLFTPASGVSDISKVKKIYRCDDLAMMTSQGQVFVAFGDPTRGLVTGSGGISYGVNETTCDPTSFKCRPVKIYDDTTVATTSISFGDFNNDGFDDLAIGVTTYVTPNYKRQVTVLRGDRMGLFPVTSTKSFPVIDAESIGLTSLIAADGTFAGKSFTEDFAKALGTAYNSRVCENNATYKFRQTNYAGETSPAPKNKGYDFTKCDDLVIGVPGRSSGRGSILACKGVMPTIASGAADLQKILSWTCQESYPDLSANSEANYITVQGYGSSILGVPNQNGYPLTNIIGATNNVPNLNGAVFVGAPTSTVSGMTNAGVVFGYYVTPRSNDYATGGIVGILDPQQSITAINRVACDSRNTNVTTGALKHCENQVLHTNPPESYVQFGYSMGTVADIETISRAMPSLAISAPYRSTTASTGSSTIAGSGVIYLYKPDVSTLGYEGTTRIDTPRLSDNDNTVCSTNCTWYSGGVNPFGASVIYPRDLTANSNFGLGGAAGADFNGDGSGDLIVGAPFMSSPVYYNGGAFIFNSTGNFASSVTKADQTINVNFSKELNYHYERAKVAGDFNGDGYQDVVTQISVGNTVEVVIYYGSAAGLVLTPEPSRNPATDLAPLKLVVDLDSGLGGEFYRIGSVNGDGYDDLMVIGNRSSYIYYGSSSGLVASSTPSVSPVGQNPMSFALADSSAVYFHYSGGTKRTAANIVPSELGFSDFNPRNRAVTYGDFNGDGYGDFTVATDSADLPSTDVRVGSLLYTTANYGRVFVFYGSKDGPQTNRTNGKTLLSDSNGNAADIVIENPCTVTVPAVCKVQMLLSNEGVGGVRFGWSTAAIKSLETQSGEIYDELVVGDPGYSTYTGRAYLYKGTNRGLAYTPVQKLQGSTTGEGFGYSVIAPGDINKDGVSDLVVSAPRTPTASVNATVYTFFGGAVGTVMAFKGATDINSTTYFGTGALPINTVNVGNMDLKPQRSSPTLFQGSTTDHFGAGIAAVGDINADGYADIIVNVPGRNYDLDTVLANTGAFVVFYGGEYGLKIDSAPTTTPRCYGGTTPVCEPTLLYLPNREASEFTYISSSPAGDINGDGIPDVLLGAPGRSHPSGKAFATGVVYVLY; encoded by the coding sequence ATGAGACACCTCCTTTCTTGTTCGTCGCTAATCATATTTGGCTTCATCTTGTCTTCTTGCAACAACGCTGGATTACAGGGGACATCCATTCCTTCAAAGTTTGAAGGTGTGCAGGAAGCTGTCGCGATCTCGCCAACGTCCGTGAAGCTGTCATGGTCTCTCCAAGCACGTTTCAGGGAATATCGTGTCTATCGCAAAGGATTTAATGCCCCGGATAAAGTTGAAACATTTGCGACGACGACAATTTCTCCTTTGGCTATGGATACGTTCTATGATTTCTCCGTTACCGGAGTGAGTGCTACGGATGGAACTGAAATTGGGTACGATAAGTCCCTTTCAGTGAAAACAATGAGCTCTTTCGGTGGCGTTCCAGCTTCAGGTTTGACGGCACAAACCAATGGGTCGGTGGAGGTCAGCTGGGTCAAAAATGGCGAAGGAGTCACCTATAAAATATATACCAAAAAAGAGAGCGAAGTCTGGGATTTAACAAATCCAGCAGCAACGATCATCAATAAAAGTGTGGGATCCGTGACTAATTTGCCAAGCGGAACCAAGTATTGTTTTTGGGTGATGGCTTACTATCAAGACGGCACTTTCGAGCCTGCCAATATGTCAGAGACCTATATCAATTCGAAAGCCCCCTGTGTTTTGGTGCAATCTCAATTAGCAAATCTACCAACAGTTAAAATGCAAATGGCAGTCGTTGGAAATTTTCCTTGGTTTTGGACCGAGGGTGGTGATTCGACTTATACAACAGAAATTTTTGAACGGGCGACAGATATTCGCTGGGCGATCGTTAACGGAAATGACTATTTTCGTTCGATCGTGCCGATCTCTCCCGGGCAAAAAGACATGTATGCGAAAGTAACTTCCACCACTGGAGCTAGTACGATTGTCAGCGTTTTAATTGAAGGTGCTGGAAAAATTAAAAAGCCTTTGATTCGCTCACTTGAGGGAGTGTCGGCACCTGTTCCGCTGTATCCACGCCTGGTGAATGGTGGTCTTGGCATGCAGGAGCTGGGATCTCAAGTGGCTGTTGGCGATTTTAACTGTGACGGCTTGATGGATGTCGCCGTAAGTGCACCCCGGGCAACGGCATACGTCGGGGACAAGCACGAGGACTCCACCGGTGCCGTTGTCATATATTATGGATACGATGCTCCCCCGTACTATGATGCTCAGGGAAATCTGATCGATCCTGGCCCGACACTCAAGACAACACCAGCGCCAAGTGCAGATGCCGCTTATCCTGATCCGCAACTTGTTTATTATCCGGGATTGCCAACTGGAACACGCTTGGGGCAGGCCCTTGCAGTTGGAAATATCAATGGTGACTGTTTCAGTCGCTACACCGATTTAAGTGACTCGAAGGCAAACAAGGTGGGCCTTTGTGACAATTTATTTACTCCGGCCTCGGGTGTTTCAGATATTTCTAAGGTTAAAAAGATCTATCGCTGTGATGACTTGGCAATGATGACCAGCCAGGGTCAAGTATTTGTCGCCTTCGGTGATCCGACTCGAGGTTTGGTGACGGGTTCGGGTGGTATTTCGTACGGAGTGAATGAAACGACTTGTGATCCGACCTCATTTAAATGCCGTCCAGTAAAAATCTATGACGACACGACAGTTGCGACTACGTCTATTTCATTCGGTGATTTTAATAATGATGGCTTTGATGATTTGGCGATTGGCGTGACGACTTACGTTACTCCAAATTATAAACGCCAGGTAACGGTTCTCCGTGGCGATCGCATGGGACTTTTTCCGGTTACATCGACAAAGTCCTTCCCCGTCATTGATGCGGAAAGTATTGGTCTAACTTCTTTGATCGCAGCGGATGGAACCTTCGCCGGGAAAAGTTTCACCGAAGACTTCGCCAAAGCTTTGGGGACGGCTTATAATTCCCGTGTCTGTGAAAACAATGCTACCTATAAATTCAGACAAACGAATTATGCGGGAGAAACGTCTCCAGCTCCTAAAAATAAAGGCTATGACTTCACCAAGTGTGATGACTTGGTGATCGGTGTACCAGGTCGTTCTTCCGGGCGAGGATCGATCCTTGCTTGTAAAGGTGTGATGCCTACGATTGCGAGTGGCGCTGCGGATCTACAAAAGATCTTGTCATGGACGTGTCAGGAATCTTATCCAGATCTGAGTGCAAATTCAGAAGCTAACTATATCACTGTGCAAGGCTATGGTTCCAGCATTCTCGGTGTTCCGAATCAGAATGGTTATCCTCTGACTAACATTATTGGTGCGACCAACAATGTTCCGAATTTAAATGGGGCTGTCTTTGTCGGCGCTCCTACCTCCACCGTAAGCGGCATGACCAATGCCGGGGTGGTGTTCGGATACTACGTGACACCGCGATCGAATGACTATGCTACGGGCGGCATCGTGGGGATTTTGGATCCTCAACAAAGTATTACTGCTATCAATCGTGTGGCTTGCGATTCCCGCAATACGAATGTAACCACGGGAGCTTTGAAGCATTGTGAAAATCAGGTGTTGCATACGAATCCTCCTGAGTCCTATGTTCAATTCGGCTATTCGATGGGGACTGTTGCCGATATCGAGACCATTTCACGCGCGATGCCATCGCTAGCGATTTCAGCTCCATATCGTTCCACGACAGCTTCGACGGGCAGTTCAACAATCGCTGGCAGTGGTGTAATATATTTATATAAGCCGGATGTTTCCACTCTGGGTTATGAAGGCACTACCCGTATAGATACACCTCGCTTGTCAGATAATGACAACACGGTTTGTTCGACCAACTGTACTTGGTACAGCGGTGGCGTGAATCCATTTGGTGCCTCTGTTATTTATCCGCGGGACCTCACCGCAAACTCAAACTTCGGTTTGGGTGGGGCTGCCGGAGCTGATTTTAATGGTGATGGCTCAGGTGATTTAATCGTGGGCGCTCCATTTATGTCTTCGCCCGTCTATTATAATGGCGGCGCATTTATTTTTAATTCCACCGGTAACTTCGCATCTTCTGTGACGAAGGCTGATCAAACGATCAATGTGAACTTCAGTAAAGAGCTAAACTATCACTATGAGCGTGCGAAGGTGGCTGGGGACTTTAATGGTGATGGATATCAGGATGTCGTTACCCAAATCTCTGTCGGCAATACGGTTGAAGTTGTGATTTATTACGGCAGCGCCGCGGGATTGGTTCTAACCCCTGAGCCGTCGAGAAATCCGGCGACGGATTTGGCCCCGTTGAAATTAGTTGTGGATTTAGATTCAGGCTTGGGTGGGGAGTTCTATCGTATAGGCAGTGTGAATGGTGATGGCTACGATGACTTGATGGTGATCGGTAACAGATCTTCATACATTTACTATGGTTCATCGAGTGGTTTGGTTGCAAGCTCGACGCCTTCAGTTTCCCCTGTAGGACAGAATCCAATGAGCTTTGCCCTGGCGGATTCCAGTGCTGTCTATTTTCACTATTCGGGGGGGACGAAACGTACCGCGGCTAATATTGTGCCTAGTGAATTGGGATTCTCTGATTTCAATCCTAGAAATCGGGCGGTGACATATGGTGACTTTAATGGCGACGGTTATGGTGATTTTACGGTAGCCACTGACTCTGCAGATCTTCCATCGACGGATGTTCGTGTGGGTTCATTGCTCTATACGACTGCGAACTACGGTCGTGTCTTTGTTTTTTATGGCTCAAAAGATGGTCCGCAAACAAATCGTACGAATGGTAAAACTCTGTTAAGCGATTCCAACGGCAATGCGGCAGACATCGTGATTGAAAATCCATGCACCGTAACGGTCCCCGCTGTTTGTAAAGTTCAGATGTTGTTATCGAACGAAGGTGTGGGTGGGGTTCGCTTTGGTTGGAGCACGGCCGCCATCAAATCTTTGGAAACGCAGTCTGGAGAAATTTATGACGAGCTTGTGGTCGGCGATCCGGGGTATTCGACCTATACGGGCCGCGCGTACTTGTACAAAGGCACAAACCGAGGATTGGCTTATACTCCTGTTCAAAAACTTCAAGGTTCTACAACCGGTGAAGGCTTTGGTTACAGTGTGATCGCTCCGGGTGACATTAATAAAGATGGCGTGAGCGATCTGGTTGTCTCGGCACCTCGCACTCCGACGGCCTCGGTGAATGCAACAGTTTACACTTTCTTTGGTGGTGCGGTAGGTACGGTCATGGCCTTCAAGGGTGCGACGGATATCAACTCGACAACTTATTTCGGCACGGGTGCTTTGCCGATCAACACTGTGAATGTCGGAAATATGGATCTAAAACCACAACGTTCTTCTCCGACATTATTCCAAGGTTCTACAACAGATCATTTTGGGGCGGGGATTGCGGCCGTCGGCGATATCAATGCCGACGGTTATGCTGACATCATCGTCAATGTTCCGGGCCGAAACTATGATCTGGATACTGTCTTAGCGAACACGGGAGCTTTCGTTGTTTTCTATGGCGGCGAATATGGTCTGAAAATTGATTCAGCTCCGACGACAACACCTCGTTGTTACGGTGGAACGACACCAGTCTGCGAGCCGACGCTTTTGTATCTGCCAAATCGTGAGGCCTCTGAGTTTACATATATTTCGAGTTCACCGGCAGGTGATATCAACGGTGATGGAATTCCTGATGTTTTGTTAGGGGCTCCGGGCCGCAGTCATCCCTCTGGAAAAGCATTTGCAACGGGAGTCGTGTATGTCCTTTACTAA
- a CDS encoding HEPN domain-containing protein codes for MSVSTAKSMILKAQDNIDIAQKSMGDESQHDIVGYNLAQACELYLKAMMSLRELDFPEGDDSHDLDFLMTTLEEEGFAEISSHADVIELTQYNNPSAHVRKDERLDLDEYLGYVNDLKKLVGEQLKLY; via the coding sequence ATGAGCGTATCAACAGCGAAGTCTATGATTCTAAAAGCACAGGACAACATCGATATCGCCCAAAAAAGCATGGGTGACGAAAGCCAACACGACATCGTCGGCTACAACTTGGCTCAAGCTTGTGAATTGTACCTAAAAGCCATGATGTCTTTGCGTGAACTTGATTTCCCAGAAGGTGACGACAGTCATGACCTGGATTTCTTGATGACGACTTTAGAAGAAGAAGGGTTCGCTGAGATTTCTTCCCACGCTGACGTAATTGAATTAACTCAATACAACAACCCGAGCGCCCATGTCCGTAAAGACGAGCGCTTGGATCTAGATGAATATTTGGGTTACGTTAATGACCTGAAGAAACTTGTGGGCGAGCAGTTGAAGCTTTATTAG